The Allorhodopirellula heiligendammensis genome includes a window with the following:
- a CDS encoding dockerin type I domain-containing protein, with protein MPRLQSQPRRVLRLESLENRRVMAVGVPLGATPQDTAEFMLGTVTVTPIFLESDGSIDPQSQNWTPAEIDSVLANITAGAEWWSDLLDTFDSVHSLSFTIDDTFARNPVETGYEPIDRPSNYYNRYVGQFLDAAGVDPSLQLDDGMLAFNDSQREKFGTDWAFSLFITDSSDDPDGYFGEGGSFRGAFAFPGGRYIVSPSTRPVSTFAHEMGHIFWAFDEYSGGGSYDETRGYYNSPNTNARNNPTPGFQQEVSIMADYDRLITAFATHTTAASTLAVIGWQDSDGDGIFDVLDVPLHLSGSGVFNAETSRFEFNGEASVGTLRNQNASGNQSDITINRISSLDVSIDGGQWVSVAAPDTYTATFNLALSVPRNFSKIEFRVRDAETGITSDIWSATPTTPLLPDSSSLSGYAVLDTGDNSNRASGEPLLSDVAIHVTAADGSELPQGEFDAADAALDTQLPTVSGITLSGNLGALKTTAQVRRVAELNNTPMLHVHDSQLQYWTPNLGDRVTALATLTTPTAQVDVDVVGLTSNGTAYARVEAYDAAGNLIDRATTDLRNNSDGGLGFGERQTLTLHDSDGRIASIRIMGHADTEIGATAIRTGVPSNWTTDAHGAFVLSDLPSGSYRLTATSDNVTYGFDPITVSSTTNTPIRLVAKTVDSPRYNPVLAADVNQDNVVTAVDALQVINYLNTFGSHTLTHADATGSKIDVTNDGVITALDALRVINYLNGGQTASASEPLPIASQPDTTRELVTAEKAAPDPVGIDDVLTEPIQWIAPQPDDPDDEPFTFRIV; from the coding sequence GTGCCCCGCCTCCAGAGCCAGCCCCGCCGCGTGCTCCGTCTCGAATCCCTCGAGAATCGTCGGGTAATGGCGGTGGGAGTGCCGCTGGGAGCCACTCCGCAAGACACCGCGGAGTTCATGCTGGGCACGGTCACCGTGACGCCGATTTTCCTGGAATCCGACGGTTCGATCGATCCCCAGTCTCAGAATTGGACGCCCGCGGAAATTGACTCGGTCCTGGCCAATATTACCGCTGGCGCAGAATGGTGGAGCGATCTGCTCGACACGTTCGATAGCGTTCACTCGCTGAGTTTCACCATCGATGACACCTTTGCTCGTAATCCCGTAGAGACCGGCTACGAGCCAATCGACCGACCGAGCAACTACTACAATCGCTACGTGGGCCAATTTCTCGATGCTGCCGGCGTCGATCCGTCGCTGCAGCTCGACGATGGGATGCTGGCCTTCAATGATTCTCAGCGTGAGAAGTTCGGTACCGACTGGGCGTTCTCGCTGTTCATTACGGATTCTTCCGATGACCCCGATGGTTATTTCGGTGAAGGCGGATCCTTTCGAGGTGCCTTTGCCTTTCCCGGCGGAAGGTACATCGTCTCACCCTCAACACGCCCGGTCAGCACCTTTGCCCACGAGATGGGGCACATCTTCTGGGCCTTCGACGAATACTCCGGCGGCGGAAGTTATGACGAGACCCGAGGTTACTACAACTCTCCGAACACCAACGCTCGCAACAATCCGACCCCTGGCTTTCAGCAAGAAGTCAGCATTATGGCGGACTACGATCGGTTAATCACCGCCTTCGCGACCCATACCACGGCCGCATCGACACTCGCTGTGATCGGTTGGCAGGACTCCGATGGCGATGGCATTTTTGACGTGCTCGACGTTCCCCTCCACCTATCGGGCTCGGGCGTATTCAACGCGGAAACCTCTCGGTTTGAGTTCAATGGAGAAGCATCCGTCGGCACTCTCCGCAATCAAAATGCCTCCGGAAACCAAAGCGATATTACGATCAACCGCATCAGCAGCCTCGATGTATCGATCGACGGTGGACAGTGGGTTAGTGTCGCGGCACCGGATACCTACACTGCAACGTTCAACCTCGCTTTGAGCGTACCGAGGAATTTCAGCAAAATTGAGTTTCGTGTTCGTGACGCCGAAACGGGTATCACCAGTGATATTTGGTCGGCGACGCCTACCACACCGCTGCTGCCCGACTCGTCATCGCTGTCCGGGTATGCTGTCCTGGACACGGGGGATAACTCAAATCGAGCTTCGGGTGAGCCGCTCTTGAGCGACGTAGCGATCCATGTCACAGCGGCCGACGGTAGTGAGTTGCCGCAGGGGGAATTTGACGCCGCCGACGCGGCGCTCGATACCCAATTGCCGACCGTCTCAGGGATCACGCTTAGTGGCAATTTGGGCGCATTGAAGACGACCGCGCAAGTTCGAAGAGTGGCTGAGCTCAATAACACGCCCATGCTGCATGTCCACGATTCCCAGCTTCAGTACTGGACACCCAACTTGGGAGATCGAGTCACCGCATTGGCGACGTTGACCACGCCGACCGCTCAGGTAGACGTTGACGTCGTGGGGTTAACGTCCAACGGTACGGCCTACGCACGCGTCGAAGCCTATGATGCTGCAGGGAACCTCATCGACCGCGCCACCACAGATCTTCGCAACAACAGCGACGGTGGGCTCGGCTTCGGCGAACGTCAAACACTCACGCTCCATGATTCCGATGGCCGAATCGCCTCCATCCGCATCATGGGGCACGCCGATACAGAAATTGGCGCAACAGCCATTCGCACCGGAGTTCCCAGCAATTGGACGACTGATGCCCATGGTGCCTTTGTGTTGTCCGATTTGCCCAGTGGCAGCTACCGACTCACTGCGACGTCTGACAACGTCACCTACGGATTCGATCCTATCACTGTTTCGTCCACCACCAACACTCCCATACGGCTCGTTGCCAAGACGGTCGACAGTCCACGGTACAATCCAGTTCTTGCGGCCGATGTCAATCAAGATAACGTGGTGACCGCCGTCGACGCCCTGCAGGTGATTAACTACCTCAATACGTTCGGTTCTCATACGCTCACTCACGCGGACGCAACCGGCAGCAAAATTGACGTGACCAATGACGGTGTCATCACAGCGCTGGACGCCCTGCGAGTGATCAACTACCTCAACGGTGGTCAGACCGCATCGGCAAGCGAACCACTCCCCATCGCCTCCCAGCCCGACACTACCCGCGAACTAGTGACTGCTGAAAAGGCGGCGCCCGATCCCGTCGGAATCGACGACGTGCTGACCGAGCCGATCCAATGGATTGCACCTCAACCCGACGACCCCGACGACGAACCTTTCACGTTCCGCATTGTTTGA